One stretch of Arachis hypogaea cultivar Tifrunner chromosome 20, arahy.Tifrunner.gnm2.J5K5, whole genome shotgun sequence DNA includes these proteins:
- the LOC112786887 gene encoding B3 domain-containing protein At3g17010 isoform X2, giving the protein MSSQERDVVHFFKVILEKNLLDDGFLRLPKSFVHNYWKRITSRSVFLSLPNGAELEVHWSRDERGDVVFGHGWKEFAQYVSLQATQFLLFRYELKKTNNNNNNKFYVIVLGSSGLEIKYPCSNSEKKNENVNVNVVEKGQKGEKKSDGSFEFVNGKRRKSLLSPPQSPPPPPPPLVISDDETNSFKRKSIIKEEPEDYSIDGEINTTKRKRRASRNFDYIAKEKDYDNPEVLDNKTMKKFQEKVKSRFQTGNPFFVCALGKTYSDRDLLVIPSYFAKPILGNKEGNAKLFLVDDPNKCWDVQMRISACRQFIITNGWKKFSTFYSLKLGDACVFELVDPIDILFKVHIRSYGEDPLTPSSPGDTN; this is encoded by the exons ATGTCTTCTCAAGAACGTGATGTCGTTCACTTCTTCAAGGTTATTCTTGAAAAGAACCTTCTTGATGATGGATTTCTG AGATTGCCAAAGAGTTTTGTGCATAATTACTGGAAACGAATTACGTCACGTTCTGTTTTTCTAAGTCTTCCAAACGGAGCTGAATTGGAAGTTCATTGGTCAAGGGATGAACGTGGTGACGTTGTGTTTGGCCACGGTTGGAAAGAGTTTGCACAATACGTGTCTCTCCAAGCGACACAGTTTCTCTTGTTCCGTTATGAACtgaaaaaaactaataataataataataataagttttaTGTTATAGTTTTGGGTTCAAGTGGTTTAGAAATTAAGTACCCATGTTCTAATTctgagaaaaaaaatgaaaatgttaATGTTAATGTTGTTGAAAAAGGGCAAAAGGGTGAAAAAAAGAGTGATGGTTCTTTTGAGTTTGTTAATGGAAAAAGACGGAAATCTCTCTTGTCACCGCCACAATCaccacctccaccaccaccaccactggtAATTTCCGATGATGAAACTAATAGTTTCAAAAGGAAGAGTATTATAAAAGAAGAGCCTGAAGATTACTCTATTGATGGTGAAATCAATACCACTAAAAGAAAAAGGAGAGCTTCTAGGAATTTTGATTATATTGCCAAGGAAAAAGATTATG ATAATCCAGAAGTGTTGGACAATAAAACCATGAAGAAGTTTCAAGAGAAAGTGAAGAGTAGGTTCCAAACTGGGAATCCATTTTTTGTATGTGCACTTGGGAAAACCTATTCTGACAGAGACCTCTTG GTTATACCAAGCTATTTTGCTAAACCAATTCTTGGGAATAAAGAAGGAAATGCAAAGCTCTTTCTTGTTGATGATCCGAACAAATGTTGGGATGTGCAGATGAGAATTTCTGCTTGCAGACAATTTATAATTACAAATGGTTGGAAGAAATTCTCAACATTCTATAGTTTAAAACTTGGTGACGCTTGTGTCTTTGAGTTGGTCGATCCAATCGATATTTTATTCAAAGTTCATATTCGTAGTTATGGAGAAGACCCTTTGACTCCTAGCTCTCCTG GTGATACCAACTGA
- the LOC112786887 gene encoding B3 domain-containing protein At3g17010 isoform X1: MSSQERDVVHFFKVILEKNLLDDGFLRLPKSFVHNYWKRITSRSVFLSLPNGAELEVHWSRDERGDVVFGHGWKEFAQYVSLQATQFLLFRYELKKTNNNNNNKFYVIVLGSSGLEIKYPCSNSEKKNENVNVNVVEKGQKGEKKSDGSFEFVNGKRRKSLLSPPQSPPPPPPPLVISDDETNSFKRKSIIKEEPEDYSIDGEINTTKRKRRASRNFDYIAKEKDYDNPEVLDNKTMKKFQEKVKSRFQTGNPFFVCALGKTYSDRDLLVIPSYFAKPILGNKEGNAKLFLVDDPNKCWDVQMRISACRQFIITNGWKKFSTFYSLKLGDACVFELVDPIDILFKVHIRSYGEDPLTPSSPEYSEQEGPSYRPPSSSSSPFPKKHKTSKANFGSMPKNE; encoded by the exons ATGTCTTCTCAAGAACGTGATGTCGTTCACTTCTTCAAGGTTATTCTTGAAAAGAACCTTCTTGATGATGGATTTCTG AGATTGCCAAAGAGTTTTGTGCATAATTACTGGAAACGAATTACGTCACGTTCTGTTTTTCTAAGTCTTCCAAACGGAGCTGAATTGGAAGTTCATTGGTCAAGGGATGAACGTGGTGACGTTGTGTTTGGCCACGGTTGGAAAGAGTTTGCACAATACGTGTCTCTCCAAGCGACACAGTTTCTCTTGTTCCGTTATGAACtgaaaaaaactaataataataataataataagttttaTGTTATAGTTTTGGGTTCAAGTGGTTTAGAAATTAAGTACCCATGTTCTAATTctgagaaaaaaaatgaaaatgttaATGTTAATGTTGTTGAAAAAGGGCAAAAGGGTGAAAAAAAGAGTGATGGTTCTTTTGAGTTTGTTAATGGAAAAAGACGGAAATCTCTCTTGTCACCGCCACAATCaccacctccaccaccaccaccactggtAATTTCCGATGATGAAACTAATAGTTTCAAAAGGAAGAGTATTATAAAAGAAGAGCCTGAAGATTACTCTATTGATGGTGAAATCAATACCACTAAAAGAAAAAGGAGAGCTTCTAGGAATTTTGATTATATTGCCAAGGAAAAAGATTATG ATAATCCAGAAGTGTTGGACAATAAAACCATGAAGAAGTTTCAAGAGAAAGTGAAGAGTAGGTTCCAAACTGGGAATCCATTTTTTGTATGTGCACTTGGGAAAACCTATTCTGACAGAGACCTCTTG GTTATACCAAGCTATTTTGCTAAACCAATTCTTGGGAATAAAGAAGGAAATGCAAAGCTCTTTCTTGTTGATGATCCGAACAAATGTTGGGATGTGCAGATGAGAATTTCTGCTTGCAGACAATTTATAATTACAAATGGTTGGAAGAAATTCTCAACATTCTATAGTTTAAAACTTGGTGACGCTTGTGTCTTTGAGTTGGTCGATCCAATCGATATTTTATTCAAAGTTCATATTCGTAGTTATGGAGAAGACCCTTTGACTCCTAGCTCTCCTG aATATTCAGAGCAAGAAGGCCCTTCTTATaggcctccttcttcttcttcttcaccattCCCTAAAAAGCATAAAACTTCTAAAGCTAATTTCGGATCCATGCCCAAGAATGAATGA